A stretch of Vigna angularis cultivar LongXiaoDou No.4 chromosome 4, ASM1680809v1, whole genome shotgun sequence DNA encodes these proteins:
- the LOC108321833 gene encoding stress-response A/B barrel domain-containing protein HS1: protein MEEAKGLVKHIVLAKFQDDVTTEKIEELINAFANLVNLIPPMKSFHWGKDVSVENLHQGFTHVFESTFESTEAIAEYLDHPAHVEFGNLLLSNLDKILVIDYKPTS, encoded by the exons ATGGAGGAAGCAAAAGGACTAGTGAAACACATAGTGCTCGCAAAGTTCCAGGACGATGTCACTACCGAGAAGATTGAAGAACTCATCAATGCCTTTGCCAACCTGGTCAATCTTATTCCACCCATGAAATCCTTCCATTG GGGCAAAGATGTGAGTGTTGAAAATCTGCATCAAGGCTTCACTCATGTGTTTGAATCAACCTTTGAGAGTACAGAAGCCATTGCTGAGTATTTAGATCATCCTGCTCATGTTGAGTTTGGAAATTTGCTACTTTCCAATCTGGACAAAATACTTGTCATTGACTATAAACCTACCAGTTAA